In SAR324 cluster bacterium, the following are encoded in one genomic region:
- a CDS encoding NAD(P)-dependent alcohol dehydrogenase has product MVMNIDSYAAKKEGSTLERHAYELEDDLQTDEVTVQITHCGICHSDLHLIDNDWGISSYPMIPGHEIIGTIQQLGSHVMGLTEGQRVGIGWQCGACLRCEQCLEGYDNLCSSQQATCVGRPGGFASKIRVSSHYVFPIPDNLASENAAPLLCAGATVYSPLRIYEVRPAMKVGVIGIGGLGHLALQFASAFGCEVTAFSSSPNKEEEARSFGAHHFVASQNTRQLRKASGSLDFILSTVFANLDWPAYVSLLKPRGRLCVVGAPAEPLQIPAYLLLGHRSVCGSQIGSRIMIREMLEFAARHQILAKTEIFEMKDANLALERVRKNEVRYRAVLKNVVH; this is encoded by the coding sequence ATGGTAATGAACATTGATAGTTATGCCGCAAAAAAAGAAGGTTCCACGCTGGAACGTCATGCTTATGAACTCGAGGATGATCTCCAGACCGATGAAGTGACGGTTCAAATAACGCATTGCGGAATCTGTCACAGCGATCTGCATCTGATTGACAATGATTGGGGCATCAGTTCGTATCCGATGATCCCCGGACACGAAATTATCGGCACCATTCAACAGCTTGGATCGCATGTCATGGGACTGACCGAAGGACAACGTGTTGGCATTGGTTGGCAATGTGGCGCCTGTCTGCGTTGTGAACAATGTCTGGAAGGCTATGACAATCTTTGTTCGAGTCAACAGGCAACCTGTGTGGGACGGCCCGGAGGATTCGCCTCGAAAATCAGGGTTTCCAGTCACTACGTTTTTCCAATTCCTGACAATCTTGCTTCGGAAAACGCGGCACCCCTGCTGTGTGCTGGCGCAACGGTTTATTCGCCGCTCAGAATTTATGAAGTGCGGCCCGCCATGAAGGTGGGCGTGATCGGAATTGGCGGTCTTGGCCATCTGGCACTTCAATTTGCCAGTGCGTTTGGTTGCGAAGTGACGGCTTTTTCGTCATCGCCGAATAAGGAAGAAGAAGCACGGTCTTTTGGCGCGCACCATTTTGTCGCATCCCAGAACACTCGACAATTACGGAAGGCCTCCGGTTCACTCGATTTTATTTTGTCCACCGTGTTTGCTAATCTGGACTGGCCGGCTTATGTAAGCCTGTTGAAACCGCGTGGCAGATTGTGTGTGGTCGGCGCTCCTGCTGAACCGTTGCAGATTCCCGCGTATCTGCTGTTGGGGCATCGTTCGGTTTGTGGAAGCCAGATCGGCAGTCGGATCATGATCAGGGAAATGCTGGAATTCGCGGCCCGACATCAGATCCTCGCCAAAACTGAAATATTTGAAATGAAGGACGCCAACCTCGCTCTGGAACGGGTGAGAAAAAACGAAGTCCGCTATCGTGCCGTTCTGAAAAACGTCGTGCATTAA
- the rpsB gene encoding 30S ribosomal protein S2 — protein sequence MADIISLKSFLEAGVHLGHQTRRWHPQMKPYIYAAKQGIHIVDLRKTLHSLKDAYEYVKHASAEGRDVLFVGTKPQIQKVVEQQAISSNSPYISFRWLGGMLTNFTTVRQSINRYHEYEELRGSDGTYPGVLKKEALVMESKRLKLEKSLGGVKNMKRPPSIMFVVDCKKEHIAIQEAKKLGMTIIALVDTNCAPGHIDFVIPGNDDAPRSVELITSVIARAVKEGKAMRAAATGISEIEQEIPAEPALPEPENVETEIESESEDE from the coding sequence ATGGCTGACATCATTTCACTGAAAAGTTTTCTGGAAGCGGGCGTTCATCTCGGGCATCAGACACGCCGCTGGCATCCACAAATGAAACCCTATATTTATGCTGCCAAACAAGGCATCCATATTGTTGACTTACGAAAAACACTTCATAGTCTCAAAGACGCCTATGAATATGTGAAACATGCCTCTGCTGAAGGTCGAGATGTTCTGTTTGTCGGAACCAAGCCTCAGATTCAGAAGGTGGTTGAACAGCAGGCAATCAGTTCGAACAGCCCCTATATCAGCTTTCGCTGGTTGGGTGGGATGCTGACCAATTTCACCACCGTTCGGCAGTCCATCAACCGTTACCATGAATATGAAGAACTGCGCGGTTCTGATGGAACGTATCCCGGTGTTCTGAAAAAAGAAGCACTGGTAATGGAAAGTAAACGTTTGAAGCTGGAAAAATCGCTTGGTGGCGTTAAAAACATGAAACGCCCTCCCTCGATTATGTTTGTGGTTGATTGTAAAAAAGAACACATCGCCATTCAGGAAGCAAAAAAACTGGGAATGACCATTATCGCTTTGGTTGACACAAACTGTGCGCCTGGTCATATTGATTTTGTGATTCCGGGGAATGATGACGCACCACGATCTGTTGAATTGATCACCAGCGTGATTGCCAGAGCTGTCAAGGAAGGCAAGGCAATGCGGGCGGCAGCAACTGGAATTTCTGAAATTGAACAAGAGATCCCTGCTGAACCGGCACTTCCCGAGCCAGAAAACGTGGAAACTGAAATTGAAAGCGAATCAGAAGACGAATAA
- the tsf gene encoding translation elongation factor Ts, which translates to MQNVSANLVKELREITGAAMMDCKKALVETNGDMEAAKDYLQKKGQAKALKKSSRETNEGAVGLYISPDKKRGGLVKLACETDFVARNDKFQDFIRKVARQVAEHGSENLLEQTMDGTTVQASLTQIIAGLGENILLVSSNNYAVQNGMVSGYVHTNGKIGVLVQLETNEVCDQDALYDLGKDISMHIAASHAEAISEAEIDPAVLEKEKSIYKEQAKESGKPDNIIDKMVEGRLSKFKKEVCVNSQPFVKNPELTVEQLIQNVSKELGVKITFKAFSKYQF; encoded by the coding sequence ATGCAAAATGTTTCTGCGAATTTAGTAAAAGAACTGAGAGAAATCACCGGCGCTGCCATGATGGATTGTAAAAAAGCTCTGGTGGAAACAAACGGAGATATGGAAGCCGCCAAAGACTATCTGCAAAAAAAAGGTCAGGCTAAAGCTCTCAAAAAATCCTCAAGAGAAACCAATGAAGGCGCGGTTGGTCTGTATATTTCTCCAGATAAAAAAAGAGGCGGACTCGTCAAACTGGCCTGTGAAACTGATTTTGTCGCAAGAAATGACAAATTTCAGGATTTCATCCGCAAAGTCGCCCGTCAAGTGGCAGAGCATGGTTCCGAAAATCTTCTGGAACAGACCATGGACGGAACGACAGTCCAGGCGTCTCTAACCCAGATCATCGCGGGTCTCGGCGAAAATATTCTATTGGTCAGCAGTAACAATTATGCGGTACAGAACGGAATGGTTTCCGGTTATGTGCATACCAATGGCAAAATCGGCGTTTTGGTGCAACTGGAAACAAATGAAGTCTGTGATCAAGACGCCTTGTATGACCTGGGAAAAGATATCTCCATGCACATTGCGGCATCGCATGCTGAAGCGATTTCTGAAGCTGAAATTGATCCGGCTGTGCTGGAAAAAGAGAAGTCCATTTATAAAGAACAGGCAAAGGAATCCGGGAAACCAGACAATATTATTGACAAAATGGTTGAAGGCCGATTGTCAAAATTTAAAAAAGAGGTTTGTGTGAATTCTCAGCCTTTTGTAAAAAATCCTGAATTAACTGTTGAACAATTGATCCAGAACGTGTCAAAAGAACTGGGTGTGAAAATCACATTCAAAGCTTTTTCCAAATATCAATTCTGA
- a CDS encoding UMP kinase → MTPIYKRVLLKLSGETLGGAGGSGFDYDAIRRITENVVQLHDLGVQVGIVVGGGNIFRGARSAQGNIGRVPGDYMGMLSTVINSICLQEILEQQGMVTRIMSALHISAVAEPYIKRRADRHLEKNRVVIFAAGTGNPFFTTDTAAVLRASEIGAEIVIKATKTDGVYDKDPMIHSDAIHYAKLTYSQVLDQDLKVMDLTAIAFCKDNDLPILVLNVNTANAIVQGVCGEAIGTLIH, encoded by the coding sequence TTGACCCCGATTTATAAACGAGTCCTTCTGAAACTCAGTGGCGAAACATTGGGTGGCGCTGGTGGCAGCGGTTTTGACTATGATGCGATCCGGCGTATCACAGAAAATGTTGTGCAGTTGCATGACTTGGGTGTGCAGGTTGGAATCGTGGTTGGCGGTGGAAATATTTTTCGGGGCGCCCGCTCGGCTCAAGGCAATATCGGTCGGGTTCCCGGTGATTATATGGGTATGCTGTCCACGGTCATCAACAGCATCTGTCTTCAGGAAATTCTGGAACAGCAGGGAATGGTGACACGGATTATGTCCGCATTACATATCAGTGCGGTCGCGGAACCATACATCAAACGCAGGGCTGATCGTCACCTTGAAAAAAACAGGGTTGTCATTTTTGCCGCAGGCACGGGAAATCCGTTTTTCACGACAGACACAGCCGCTGTGCTGAGAGCTTCGGAAATTGGCGCGGAGATTGTGATCAAGGCGACAAAAACGGATGGTGTGTATGACAAGGATCCCATGATTCACAGTGATGCGATCCATTATGCGAAACTGACCTACAGCCAGGTGCTTGACCAGGATCTCAAGGTTATGGACCTGACCGCGATCGCTTTTTGCAAAGACAATGATCTGCCTATTCTTGTATTGAATGTCAATACCGCGAATGCCATCGTTCAGGGTGTTTGCGGTGAAGCTATCGGAACCCTTATCCATTGA
- the frr gene encoding ribosome recycling factor — MNEESLNDVRKNTQRKMDSTLDALKREFGSIHAGRVSPALLENIKVDYYGNPTPVNQVGNISTPEPQMLVINPWEKNMIKEIERSLLKANLGLSVSNDGNVLRAVMPPLTEERRKDLVKQVKKIGEDAKIAVRNVRRDANDHLKKMEKDKVISKDEEKTALDEVQKVTDKHIEIIGEIIQVKEKELMTI; from the coding sequence ATGAATGAAGAATCCTTGAATGATGTAAGAAAAAACACACAACGGAAGATGGACAGTACCCTGGACGCTCTCAAACGTGAATTCGGGAGTATCCATGCCGGTCGTGTGAGTCCAGCCCTTCTGGAAAATATCAAAGTTGATTATTATGGCAACCCCACGCCTGTGAATCAGGTGGGAAACATTTCAACACCAGAGCCACAGATGCTGGTGATCAATCCCTGGGAAAAGAACATGATCAAGGAAATCGAACGGTCTCTTCTCAAGGCAAATTTGGGTCTGAGTGTTTCAAATGATGGAAATGTACTGCGTGCGGTCATGCCTCCCCTGACTGAGGAACGCAGGAAAGATCTGGTCAAGCAGGTTAAAAAAATTGGAGAAGATGCCAAGATCGCGGTTAGAAATGTGCGGCGAGATGCCAATGATCACCTGAAAAAAATGGAAAAGGATAAAGTGATTTCCAAAGATGAAGAAAAAACAGCACTCGATGAAGTTCAAAAAGTAACAGATAAACACATTGAAATTATTGGTGAGATCATTCAAGTAAAAGAAAAAGAATTAATGACCATCTAA
- a CDS encoding phospho-N-acetylmuramoyl-pentapeptide-transferase, translating into MLANFLYSIWQYQIFKSVLFRGGMTFLTAYLIISWLMPRTIRWFRRKGITSDFSAANMESKPYSGATPIMGGGVLIIAICLSVGFWCQLNQFVVALMTIMVAFGVIGAIDDVAKVLHKRRVESGQEKRKFYSEKADGISGRVRLGAEFGIALLVVMILYVYIDIDGHLVVPFVPLKVWYPYLYKYLFIPFMLFIIVGGANAVNLTDGMDSLATVPLMTCALFIGAVAYIGGDPEWAFRLKIPLLSPEVKELTVIAMAILSAGFSFLRFNAPPASIYMGDLGALALGSLVSTMFIFVKAELFLPIVGGIFVFSALSSVIQRTFFKIMLRWKGRQYAEKHRFFLRSPYHHHLQKLWTYSEQKQEIESVWLKILQKIGIPPIPDEEKLLHPHEVNSRVIWLMHLKSIWLFVIAIIVYFKIR; encoded by the coding sequence ATGCTGGCAAATTTTCTTTATTCTATTTGGCAGTATCAGATTTTTAAATCCGTTCTGTTTCGTGGAGGCATGACCTTCCTCACGGCTTACCTCATTATCTCCTGGCTCATGCCACGCACCATACGCTGGTTTCGCAGAAAAGGAATCACTTCAGATTTCAGTGCGGCGAATATGGAATCAAAACCCTATTCCGGTGCGACCCCGATCATGGGGGGCGGCGTGCTGATCATCGCTATCTGTCTTTCTGTGGGTTTCTGGTGTCAACTGAATCAGTTTGTTGTCGCGCTCATGACCATCATGGTTGCCTTCGGTGTCATTGGCGCCATTGATGATGTCGCCAAGGTTCTGCATAAACGCAGAGTGGAATCGGGACAGGAAAAGCGCAAATTTTATAGTGAAAAAGCAGATGGCATCAGCGGCAGAGTCAGGTTGGGTGCGGAATTTGGCATTGCGCTTCTGGTGGTCATGATTTTATATGTCTATATTGATATCGACGGCCATCTGGTGGTGCCATTTGTCCCACTCAAAGTCTGGTATCCCTATCTCTATAAATACCTGTTCATTCCGTTCATGCTGTTCATCATCGTCGGTGGCGCAAACGCGGTCAATCTGACAGATGGTATGGATTCTCTGGCCACGGTGCCCCTCATGACCTGTGCCCTGTTTATCGGTGCTGTTGCGTATATTGGCGGCGATCCGGAATGGGCCTTCAGGCTTAAAATCCCCTTATTGTCACCTGAAGTCAAGGAACTGACCGTCATCGCGATGGCCATTCTGAGTGCGGGGTTCAGTTTTTTGCGCTTCAATGCTCCGCCTGCCTCCATTTATATGGGCGATCTGGGGGCCTTGGCTCTGGGAAGCCTGGTTTCCACGATGTTTATTTTTGTAAAAGCCGAGCTATTTTTGCCGATTGTTGGCGGCATTTTTGTGTTCTCAGCCTTGTCGTCGGTCATTCAACGGACATTTTTCAAAATCATGTTACGCTGGAAAGGTCGTCAATATGCGGAAAAACACCGTTTTTTTCTGCGGTCGCCCTATCATCACCATCTGCAAAAACTCTGGACTTATTCTGAACAAAAACAGGAAATAGAATCCGTATGGCTCAAAATTCTGCAAAAAATTGGAATTCCACCCATCCCGGATGAAGAAAAACTCCTTCATCCTCATGAAGTGAATAGTCGTGTGATCTGGTTGATGCATCTTAAATCCATTTGGCTGTTTGTGATTGCCATCATCGTTTATTTCAAAATCCGATGA
- the fabG gene encoding 3-oxoacyl-[acyl-carrier-protein] reductase produces MKLEGQVALVTGAGRGIGKAIALHLAREGAHIIFTNRTPEQADQTRQEIEATGRECMSCLVDVSDATAIKSMTEQAMERFGKIDILVNNAGITRDNLFLRMKQEDWEDVLNINLTGMFNVTHSVIKSMIKKRYGRIVNITSVVGFTGNPGQVNYSASKAGIIGFTKSIASELGSRNITCNAVAPGFIKTDMTDVLSEERTTQLLERIPLGRLGTGDDIAQAVSFLVSEQASYITGTVLHVNGGMY; encoded by the coding sequence ATGAAACTTGAAGGACAGGTTGCCCTGGTTACAGGCGCTGGCAGAGGAATTGGAAAAGCCATTGCCCTGCATTTAGCCCGGGAAGGCGCTCATATAATTTTTACCAACAGAACTCCGGAACAAGCAGATCAGACTCGACAGGAAATTGAGGCGACAGGCAGGGAATGTATGTCCTGTCTTGTGGATGTGTCCGATGCCACAGCCATCAAATCCATGACAGAGCAGGCGATGGAACGATTCGGGAAGATCGATATTCTGGTCAATAATGCAGGAATCACACGAGACAACCTGTTTCTGAGAATGAAACAGGAAGACTGGGAAGATGTTCTGAATATCAATCTCACCGGGATGTTCAATGTCACACATTCCGTGATCAAATCCATGATCAAGAAACGCTACGGTCGCATTGTGAATATTACCTCCGTAGTAGGTTTCACCGGAAATCCGGGGCAAGTCAATTACAGTGCGTCAAAAGCCGGAATCATCGGTTTTACCAAATCCATAGCCAGTGAATTGGGCAGCCGTAATATTACGTGCAACGCGGTGGCTCCCGGGTTTATCAAAACAGACATGACCGATGTTTTGAGCGAGGAACGAACCACTCAACTTCTGGAACGAATACCACTCGGACGTCTGGGAACCGGAGACGATATCGCTCAGGCTGTCAGTTTTCTGGTATCAGAACAAGCCTCTTACATTACCGGAACAGTCCTGCACGTGAATGGCGGGATGTACTGA
- the lnt gene encoding apolipoprotein N-acyltransferase: MKNLPPTVVSSKSFLYEMTLAALSGLCLVLAFPAFDWSLLAWIGFVPLLISVKNVPLSRAWLLSSMTGTLWILGGYCWLNYVAEHFMQLFFPLNWLFALGYSLFWSQLPAIFVTGTLWIQRKTSWPEMFVFPILATGCWSVFPNIFFFNLGNGTTPLLTALQGIEWTGTYGLDFMMMLVNVTVWKLWESRGKAWKQPTFIAALVLISIWFGYGSWRLSNWQTLISQWHETIIGIVQPDNEASFQTLPPEPGYSKVYPPEMEMSLKLAGQGATMIVWPEGNSFYFTQDLEVRKAFLKQTREMGVHLVFHDKMVEWHGRQPLFRNSTFWLMPSGLLGGIYHKRKLVPFGEYIPWLEDGTAIMEWFGIGGVLTPGTETAVFDISGMRVVPLICYEIQFQEFVGDAIGEDSKGKILVVQSNDGWYGQGAQSAQHRTSNVLRAVENRVPVVHVINNGASSVVMPDGETIFLSPEGQRGSWAVKVPYSSEHGGTFFSRHPHWFIWWMRGMAIVMMLMAIFKSRSKRG; the protein is encoded by the coding sequence ATGAAAAACCTTCCCCCGACAGTTGTATCATCCAAGTCATTTTTATATGAAATGACTCTCGCTGCTCTCAGTGGTCTATGCCTGGTCCTTGCGTTTCCAGCCTTTGACTGGAGCCTGCTTGCCTGGATTGGATTTGTTCCCTTGTTGATTTCCGTGAAAAATGTTCCGTTATCCCGTGCCTGGTTGTTATCCTCAATGACAGGCACTCTCTGGATTCTGGGGGGGTACTGCTGGCTGAATTATGTGGCAGAACATTTCATGCAATTGTTTTTTCCACTCAATTGGCTGTTTGCGCTGGGATACAGCCTGTTCTGGTCCCAATTGCCCGCAATCTTTGTGACAGGAACGCTGTGGATCCAGCGAAAAACATCATGGCCCGAAATGTTTGTGTTTCCAATCCTCGCAACAGGTTGCTGGTCTGTTTTTCCCAATATCTTTTTTTTCAATCTTGGTAATGGGACAACACCCCTGCTGACTGCTCTACAAGGAATTGAATGGACAGGAACTTATGGTCTAGATTTCATGATGATGCTGGTCAATGTCACCGTGTGGAAACTATGGGAGTCCCGGGGAAAAGCCTGGAAACAACCGACGTTTATCGCTGCGCTAGTGTTGATCAGTATCTGGTTCGGCTATGGTTCATGGCGATTATCAAACTGGCAAACCCTCATCAGTCAATGGCATGAAACCATCATCGGAATTGTTCAGCCAGACAATGAGGCCTCTTTTCAAACCCTTCCTCCTGAACCCGGATATTCCAAAGTTTACCCCCCTGAAATGGAAATGAGCTTAAAATTGGCCGGTCAGGGAGCCACCATGATCGTCTGGCCCGAAGGAAACTCTTTTTATTTTACCCAGGATCTTGAGGTCCGGAAGGCCTTTCTGAAACAAACCCGTGAGATGGGTGTCCATCTGGTGTTTCATGACAAAATGGTGGAATGGCACGGAAGACAACCCCTCTTCAGAAATTCTACATTCTGGCTGATGCCCTCGGGACTCCTGGGTGGGATTTATCATAAACGAAAGCTTGTTCCCTTTGGCGAATACATTCCCTGGTTGGAGGATGGTACTGCCATCATGGAATGGTTTGGCATTGGCGGTGTTTTGACACCAGGTACAGAAACCGCCGTGTTTGATATTTCCGGGATGCGAGTCGTTCCGCTTATTTGTTACGAAATCCAGTTTCAGGAATTTGTCGGGGATGCCATTGGTGAAGACTCAAAAGGCAAAATTCTGGTGGTGCAAAGCAATGATGGCTGGTATGGGCAGGGAGCACAATCCGCCCAGCATCGGACCTCGAATGTGCTACGTGCTGTGGAAAACAGGGTTCCGGTGGTGCATGTGATCAATAATGGCGCGTCCTCAGTAGTCATGCCTGATGGCGAAACAATATTTTTATCACCCGAAGGACAACGCGGCAGTTGGGCCGTAAAGGTGCCCTACAGTTCAGAACATGGTGGAACTTTTTTCAGCAGACATCCTCACTGGTTTATCTGGTGGATGCGAGGAATGGCCATAGTCATGATGCTGATGGCCATTTTTAAAAGCAGATCAAAGAGGGGATGA